In Campylobacter anatolicus, one DNA window encodes the following:
- a CDS encoding ParA family protein, which translates to MIIVFSHPKGGVGKTLLSFNYAIYNKLNNGDITVIDLDGQHSISNFNNIRNAVGLKPVLDILQFKEPNEFLSYLKTVDENKKIIIDTGGFDSAFNRIALAFSDIIITPVSDSPVEIMRLLDFDRILNEISKNINRNLKTYIVINRIHPSLTNLNFIKNPLRGKERFKFLDSIVRDRARIKFSVAQGGAVFEDDGAKRDEKAISELTDLFNEIENIIIAQKTKE; encoded by the coding sequence ATGATTATTGTATTTTCACACCCAAAAGGCGGAGTTGGTAAAACGCTATTGTCGTTTAATTATGCTATATATAACAAGCTAAACAATGGAGACATTACCGTGATTGACTTAGACGGTCAGCATAGTATTTCAAATTTTAACAATATCCGTAATGCAGTTGGCTTAAAGCCTGTGCTAGATATTTTACAGTTTAAAGAGCCTAACGAATTTTTGAGCTACTTAAAAACTGTTGATGAAAATAAAAAAATCATCATAGATACAGGCGGTTTTGATAGTGCGTTTAACCGTATAGCCTTAGCATTTTCAGACATCATTATAACGCCTGTTAGTGATAGCCCTGTTGAGATTATGCGACTACTTGACTTTGATAGAATTCTAAATGAAATTTCAAAGAATATCAATCGTAATCTAAAAACATATATCGTAATAAATAGAATACACCCTAGCTTGACAAATCTAAATTTCATAAAAAACCCTTTACGTGGCAAAGAGCGTTTTAAATTTTTAGATAGTATCGTAAGAGATAGAGCAAGGATTAAATTCTCAGTGGCTCAGGGCGGAGCTGTATTTGAGGACGATGGAGCTAAAAGAGATGAAAAGGCTATAAGCGAACTTACAGACCTTTTCAATGAGATTGAAAACATAATTATAGCACAAAAAACTAAGGAGTAA